CGGCGCTACGAAGAAACGTAAGTCTCAGACCAAAGCTGAAAATGAAAATGCTCGCCGTCGTCGTACAGTGCGAAATTTTCCGGCCGCATCCTTCCAAGAGGCACTCGAATTTGCGAAGGAAATTTGGAAATTTGGATCGGGGCAAGCTGCGCGACGCCTAAGCCTTTTTGATCATCTCGGAAAGTCACCCGACAGTAGCGCAAGCAGGATGGCAATAACGAATGCCGGCAAATATGGGCTTATCAAGGGTAGTTACGCTGCCGAATATCTTGAGATTACGCCCGAAGGTAAACTCTCGATTGATGAAGAAGTGCCTCCTCGGGATCAAACGCGAGCGCGAGTTGCTTTAGCGATTCTCGGCATTGAACCGTTTAAGGGCCTATACGAGCGATTTGTTGGGAACAAGCTGCCCGCCAAGGCAGCAATGGTTGACGCTGTGAACGCTTTTGGCGTCGCAAAGGGAGCAGCCGAAGAGGCAGTCGACACCTTCATTGTGAATTCACGATACGTTGGTCTGCTCGCCACGTTATCAGGGGCCGACAGATTCGTGACAGTCGACCATCTGCTGGACACTCTCCCCTCCTCCAATTCAGGCGAGGGCGATGATTCACGCAGTGCTGTTTCAAGCATCGTGAGTGGTGGACAGAATCAGCTAATCACAGGAGAGCATGCTCAGTTTGAAATGACCTGCTTCTATATCGCGCCAATTGGCGAAATCGCGAGCGAACAGAGAAAGCATTCCGATTTGTTTTTGGGCTCTCTTGTCGAGCCAGCGGTTGAGCAATTCAAGTTAAAGCTTGTTAGAGCAGATGCCATTGATAAACCGGGCATCATAACAAGACAAATCATCGAGTATATCGTTCGGTCTCGCTTGGTCATTGTAGACTTATCATTTCATAATCCGAACGTGTTTTATGAACTGGCTTTGCGACACATGATGCGATTGCCAATCGTACAGATTGCCCGAACCGCCGATCGAATTCCGTTCGATATAAGTCAAATGCGCACAGTAATTATCGATACGACGGACATCTATTCGCTTGTTCCCAAACTGGAAGCGTACCGGGCTGAAATCTCGAATCAAGTCCGTCGAGCACTGGACGACTCTGAAGCCGCAGATACTCCCATCTCGACTTATTTTCCTAACTTGCGCGCAACATTGAATTGATCAGCTCACCCCCGCGCCAGGGCGATCATCACCGCGCCAATAAGCATCACCGCCGCGCCAAGCAGCCGGCCGCTCGACTCCTCCTTCAGCACACGTCCGCTCGCGACAACCGTGAAGAGCGCCGATAGGCGCTTGATGGCGATGACGTAAGGCGTGAACAGCACGGTCAGCGCCCACATCTGCAAGGTGTTGCCGAAGGCCATCGCCGAACCCGCGCCGATGGCGTAGCGAAGCGACGAGAGGCTCGGTGCGGCGCGCCGTCCGGCGACCCAGTAGAGCAGGGCGCACAGCGAAATGACGATCGTCACCGCCGTTATCCAGACAAGCGGCGTCGACGCCCTGACGCCGAGCTTGTCGATATTGGCGGTGACGCTCCAAATCACCGCGGTGCCGATCATCATCCGCGCGCCTTTGTCGCGCGCGAAGACATGGAAGTTGAAACGGCGCCCGTTTGCCCGGTCGGCGTCGAGCAATCCGACGCCAAGCACGGTGAACAGCACGCCGAAGACGCCCATCGGCGGCGCGTGCTCGCCCGTCATGATCGGCGAGGTGAACAGCATCAGCACGGGCGTGAGCAGGACGAGCGGCGCAACCAGCGACGCGTCGGACAATCGAAAGGCGCGGATGTACAGCACATAGGCGACGACATTGAGCGCGCCCGACCAGGCCAGCAGAGTCCAGAAATCAGGCTTCGTCAGCGATGCGAGCGTTTCGCGCGGCGCGCTGAGCAGGCCGGGATAGTAAACGAGGCAAGCAAGGCTCAGCAGGACAGCGCCCGCGCACCATTGTGCGGCGAGAATGGCGCGATCGTCGGCCGTTCGCGTCGCGGCCTTGGTGCCGAGATCGGTGACGGATTGGCAAATGGCGGTGACGAGCGAGGCAAGGAGAGCGAGAAGCGCGAGGTCCATGGCGCGCTATAGGAACCAACTTTTACGTCGATGCAATGGCGTCACGTACAGTGGTCCTCGCCCTCATGCTGAGGAAGCGGCGCAGCCGCTGTCGCGAAGCACGAGGGCGAGGCAAAGAATGCGAACGAAGGTTTCCTCGTCCTTCGAGACGCGCCTTCGATCTCGGGCCTGCCCGAGATCGACATGAAATCCGCAAGTCGGGTAAACCGCGACTTGCGGGCGCTCCTCAGGATGAGGAAACCTCTATCGGATCGACCGGGGTTCTGCTCTTAAGTGTGATTCACCCGCCCGGCTTCACCGCTGTCACAAGCGTGTCGACGCCGTCGCGGAATTCGACGGTGACCGGGGCGAAGCCCGCAGCGCGCAACTGCTCCAGAGCAGGCTCGAAATACATGATGTGCTGGGGCGATTCGTCGCTCAAGAGGTGCAGGATCCAGTCTTCGAGCAGATCGAGTCGGTTCATCTTCGTGAAAATCTTGAACCAACCCCGCACCACGGCTTGCGTATCGGCAAGATGCGCCGCCGGGTCGTCCATCGCGTAACGGTCGCCGTTGACGAAAATTCCGCCCGGCTTCAGGACGCGGAAAATCTCCCAAACCACGGCCTTACGGTAGTCGTCAGGGAAGTTATGGATCGCGTAATTCGAAATGACGACATCCTTGCCGGCATCGGGCAGCGCGCGGAGCGCCGTCAGCGCATCGGCTTCGATAAATTTGAGGCGGCCCGCCAAGGCGTAGTCGGCGAGATTGGTTCGCGCCTGATCCAGCATTTCGCCGGCGCTGTCGATCGCGGTGAGCTTGAGGTCGCCCCGCGCCGAGAGCGCCGCCAGCGTGCTGATCCCCGTTCCGCAGCCGATCTCGAAGCCATCGATTGGCCCTGCGTCGGAACGCCACTCCGCGACTCGGTCGCCGATCTTTTTGGCGAGCGTGGCGGCGTTTGGACACATCAGCCGCAGCACGTCATATTCGGCCGCAATGGGCCCAGTGAATGGATTCTCTTGAAGCGCGGACATGCGGCTTTTTTTCATATCGCGAGAGGCCTCGCAAGGGCGGCTTTTCTTGAGGGCGGCTTTTCTTGCCGGGGCCGCCATGTTAGCGAAACTCCAGCATATCCCGTGAGAAAGCTATGACGCAGGCTATACGCAGCGAGCCGCAGGCAGGTGGCGCAGACGCGACGCTGAGCGACTCGTTTGTCGCGCTCGGGCGCGCCGCGCGGGCGGCGGCGCGGGCGGTGGCGCTCGCCTCCGCCGACGCCAAGAACAAGGCGCTGCGCGCAGCGGCCGGCGAAATTCGCCGCCAGAGCAACGCCATACTCGCCGCCAATGCGCTCGACGTCGCGGACGCCAAGGCGCGGGGAACGGCGGCGTCTTTTCTCGATCGGCTGACGCTCGATCCCGCCCGCGTCGAGGCGATCGCCCGTGGACTGGAGGAAATCGCCGATCTGCCGGACCCTGTCGGCCGCGTTCTGGCGCGCTTTGAGCGGCCGAACGGCCTGAAGATCGAGCGCGTCTCGACGCCGCTCGGCGTCATCGGCGTGATTTACGAAAGCCGACCCAACGTCACCGCCGACGCCGGCGGCCTGTGTCTGAAGGCCGGCAACGCCGCGATTCTGCGCGGCGGCTCCGAGAGCCTGCGCTCGTCGGCCGCCATTCACGCCTGCCTCGTCGCGGGGCTGAAGGCCGCTGGGCTTCCCGACGCGGCGATCTCGCTTGTCGCGACCGCGGACCGCGCCGCCGTCGGCGCGATGCTCGCGGGCCTCGACGGCAATATCGACGTGATCGTGCCGCGCGGCGGCAAGAGTCTCGTGGCCCGCGTGCAGCATGAGGCGCGCGTGCCGGTTTTCGCGCATCTTGAAGGCATCGTGCATGTCTTCGTGCATAAGGACGCCGATCTCGAAATGGCGAAAAGCGTGCTGCTCAACGCCAAGATGCGGCGCACCGGCATATGCGGCGCGGCGGAGACGCTGCTCGTCGACAAGGCCTGCGTGGCGACGCATCTTCAACCGCTCGTCTCGATGCTGATCGATTCAGGATGTGAGGTGCGGGGCGATTCCGCCACGCAAGCCGCGGACGCGCGCGTGAAGCTCGCGCGCGAAGACGACTGGCGCGCCGAATATCTCGACGCCATCATCGCGGCGCGGGTCGTCGATGGGTTAGAGGGCGCGATCGATCATATCGAGACCTATGGCTCGCATCACACCGATTGCATCATCACGCGCGACGCCGATACGGCGCAGCGTTTCATGAACGAGGTCGACTCGGCGATCGTGCTGCATAACGCCTCGACGCAATTCGCCGACGGCGGCGAATTCGGCTTTGGCGCCGAGATCGGCATCGCCACGGGCCGCATGCATGCGCGCGGACCCGTCGGCGTCGAGCAGCTCACCTCGTTCAAATATCGCGTCTACGGCGACGGTCAGGTGCGGGGGTGAGTGGCGAAGCCAAATCTGATGAGTGATCATGCCGCGAGTGTGCGCAGTTTCTGAAGACGTTTTGAGCGCCGGTTCGCTTTCCGCTATCAGCATATGCCGGTTTCCCACGACTGTTCGATCGGCCGCCTAAGCGCTCTTTCCTCCAGTTTCGCTTGCGCTGGCAATTGAAGCGTATAACGTTATGCGTTATAAATTTTCATGATCAGGAGTTTTGCTGACTCCGAGACTGAATCGATCTGGTCGGGTCGTCGCAGCCGCAGGCTGCCGCCTGACATTCAAGCCGTGGCTCTGCGCAAACTGCGCCTGCTCAATCAAGCGCGCATATTGAACGATTTGCGCGTCCCGCCGCGCAATCGTCTTGAGGCGCTGAAAGGCGATCGGTTCGGCCAGCATTCAATCAGGATCAATGACCAATGGCGCATCTGTTTTGTCTGGATCGAGGGAGGGCCGTCCGATGTCACGATCGTCGACTACCATGACTGACCTATTGCCCAACCCGACCCCGGGAGAAATTCTTGCCGAGGAATTTTTGAAGCCCATGGCGCTGAGCCAGAATGCGCTCGCGCGCGCCATTCGCGTGCCGCCCCGCCGCATCAATGAGATCGTTCTCGGCAGGCGCGCGATCACCGCCGACACGGATTTGCGCCTGGCGCGATATTTCGGGATTTCCGAAGGCTTCTTTCTCGGGCTGCAGGCGGACTTCGACCTTATGGCCCGGCGCCGGCAGATCGGCTCTGAGCTCAGCGCGATCGAGCCGCGCGCCGCGTGAGAAAGCTTGATCTAACCCAAGCTTGCGCCGCATATCGGCTCGATGACTTCCGCCCCCGTCCATCTCCCGCCTCACGCGCCAAGCATGCACATTGGCCTTTTCGGCGGCTCGTTCGATCCGCCGCATGAAGGCCATGCGCTTGTCTCGCGGCTCGCGCTGACACGCTTGAAGCTCGATCGGCTGTGGTGGATCGTCTCGCCCGGCAATCCGCTCAAGGACGCGCGCGAACTGCCGTCAATCGACGCGCGAATAGCGGCGGCGAAAAAGATCCTGCGCGATCCGCGGGTCGCCTTCACCGGATTCGAGGCTGAGATCGGCGCACGCTACACTTGCGACACGCTCGAATTCCTGCACGCGCATTGTCCGGGGGTGCGTTTCGTCTGGATCATGGGCGCGGATAATCTTTTGCAGTTCCATCGCTGGCGGCGATGGCAGGACATTGCGCGGACAACGCCGATCGCTGTCATCGACCGGCCGGGCGCGACGCTCAAAGCCGCCAACGCCAAGGCGGCAGTCTATTTCAAGAGCGCGAGAATTCCCGAGAGCGAGGCCGGTACGCTCGCCGCGACGCCTCCGCCGGCGATTGTCTACCTGCACGGGCCGAGACTCGAGCGTTCGTCGACCGAACTGCGCGCCGGGACGCGTTCATGAACGCGCTCCGGTTTCTGAATTGATGCATTTTCTGCGCTGAACCCGCGTCGGCTTCGGCGGAAACGCTGCCGCTATTTGCGCTCGAAGAGCGGCAATATCCAGCGCTTATAGGCCCAGAAGCTCAGCGGAATGCCGACGAAGATCGCGACCCACATCAGAGCCGAATTGTCCGTGCCGTGCTCGTAGAAGCCGCCGCCCTCGGTCACGGACTGCGTATAGGGATTGCGCACAAAGAGCGTGATCGCGAATGAGCCGATAAGGATCAGCGCCGTGGCGATGTAAAGGCTGCGCGGAATTACGAACTTCGGCAGCTGCGGCTGCGCCGGCGCATCTTCAGGCCTGGGCGGCGGGGTTTCCTGCGGTTTGCCCTCGTCGTGGGGTTCTTCGGTCATGGGGTTTCTCTCCAGATATCGTGTCCTTGGCCCCAATATAGGGCTGCTCTAGGTCGCTGCGCCATAGACGTCATAGGCCTCCGCGCGCTCAATTTTCGCCGTGACAATGTCGCCCGCGCGCAACGGGCGCCGCGATGCGACAAAGGCTGCGCCGTCGATCTGCGGCGCGTCGGCCTTCGTTCGGCCCTTGGCGCGCGTCCCCGACGGTCCGCCGCCCGGTTCGTCAATGATGATTGAAAGGCGCTTGCCGATTTTGCGCTTCATCAGCCGCGCGCTGATCGCCTGCTGTTTCTCCATGAAGCGCTTCCAGCGCGTCTCCTTCACGTCGTCCGGGACGGCGGGTAGGCCAAGCGCCTCGGCCGGCGCGCCGGCGACAGGCTCATATTTGAAGGCGCCAGCGCGGTCGATCTCGGCTTCCTCCAGCCAATCCAAGAGATAGTCGAAATCCGCGTCAGTCTCGCCGGGAAAGCCGACGATGAACGTCGATCGCAGCGCGAGGTCGGGACACGCCTCGCGCCAGGCTCGAATGCGCGCCAGGGTTTTTTCATCATTCGCGGGGCGTTTCATGGCCTTCAGCACATGCGGCGCGGCATGCTGAAAAGGAATGTCGAGATAGGGAAGGATTTTCCCCTCCGCCATCAATGGCATCACCTCGTCGACATGAGGATAGGGATAGACGTAATGCAGGCGGACCCAAAGGCCAAGATCGCCAAGTTCGCGCGCGAGATCGAGAAAGCGCGCGTGCACGCTACGGTCGCCGAACATGCTCTCGGCGTAGCGAATGTCGCGGCCGTAGGCGCTCGTGTCCTGCGAAATGACGAGCAGCTCCTTGACGCCGGCGCGCGCGAGTTTTTCCGCCTCGCGCAGCACATCGGCCGCCGGCCGCGAGACGAGCGGCCCGCGCAAATGCGGGATGATGCAGAAGGAGCAGCTGTTGTCGCAGCCTTCCGAGATTTTCAGATAGGCGTAGTGGCGCGGCGTGAGCTTCACGCCTTGTTCGGGGAGAAGATCGACAAACGGGTCATGCGCGGGCGCGGCGGCCCGATGCACCGCGTCGACGACGCTCTCATATTGCTGCGGGCCGGTGATCGCCAGCACTTGCGGGAAGCGCGCCGTAATCGCCTCGGGTTCGGCGCCCATGCAGCCTGTGACGATCACCTTGCCGTTTTCGTTCAGCGCGGCGCCGATCGCTTCGAGCGACTCCGCCTTGGCGCTATCGAGGAAGCCGCATGTGTTGACGATGACGACGTCGGCCCCGGCGTGGCTGCGCGAGAGCTCGTAGCCTTCGGCGCGCAGCCGCGTGATGATCCGTTCGCTATCGACGAGGGCCTTCGGACAGCCGAGCGAGACGAAGGAGACGCGCGGGGCGGCGCTCAGCGGCCTCTGTTGTTCCTGCATGGCGCCCCTTGCCATGCGGCGGCAGACTTTGCAATCGCGGGCTCGGCGTTACGCGGTCAGCGCGCCAATGAGAGCGAAGAGCGCGACGGCGGCAAAGATGATAGCGTGGACCATAAACGCAACTCCGACGAACCCGAGTTGGTCTAGTTGCGCACGCTTTAAGAAAGAATTGAGGCCCTTGTTCTGGGGGAGTTTTCGGCGCAGGCGCAAAAAAGCCAATAAGTCAGCGACGATGAGGGCCCTTGCCGAAGCTCAAAAAGAAAAATTTGCGCTCGGCCTGAGCCGCTCTTAATGAATAGCGCCTCGCTACGAGCTTCAGCCACGCCGTCTCAGAAGGAAGCGCCACGTCTTGACGAATTCCATAGTTCTCGGAACTGGGTCTTATGCGCCGCAGCGCGTCCTCTCCAATGCCGACCTCGAGAAAATCGTCAGGACAAACAATGAGTGGATCGTCAGCCGCACCGGCATCAGAGAGCGCCGAGTGGCGGCAGATCATGAGGCGACATCGGATCTGGCCGCGGCCGCTGGGCGCGAGGCGCTGCAGTTCGCTGGCGTAAAGCCGGACGACGTCGACATGATCATCGTGTGCACGGTGACAGGCGATTCGCCGACGCCGTCCTGTGCGTCGTTTGTTCAGGCGCAGCTCGGCGCGAAGAACGCCTTCGCTTTCGACGTCGGCGCGGCCTGCGCCGGCTCGCTTTTCGGGCTGTCCATCGCCGACCAGTTCATCAGAAGCGGCAAGGTGAAGCGCGCGCTGGTGATTGGCGCCGAGACTCTCAGCCGCTTCGTCGATTGGACCAATCGCGAGACATGCGTGCTGTTTGGCGACGCCGCTGGCGCAATTTTGCTCGGCGCCAGCGAAGAGGAAGGGCGCGGCCTGCTCGCCGCGAGCCTGCGCACGGACGGTTCAATGACGGGCATTCTCGGCATCTATGGCGGCGGCAGCCGCCGCCCGCCCTCCGCGGAAATGCTCGAAGAAAAGGCCGGCAAGATCAAGATGCGCGGGCGCGAGGTCTATAAGGTGGCGACGCGGCTGTTGCCTGAAGTCGTCGGAGACACGCTCGAAGCCGCCGGTCTGACCGCAGCCGACGTCGATCACGTGATCGCCCACCAGGCCAACAAGCGCATCATCGAGTCAGCAATGCAGAACCTCGGCGTTCCGTTCGAGAAATGCTGGATCAACATTGACCGCTACGGCAATACGTCGAGCGCCTCGATGCCGATCACGCTCGATGAGGCGAATCGCGCCGGAAAGCTGAAAAAGGGCGACGTCATCGCGATGATGGCGATCGGCGCGGGAATGACCTGGGGCGGCGCAGTGCTGCGCTGGTAGGCTTTCCTTTCGCGGCCGTCCAACTCCAAACTTCGTTGACGCCAAACAGGCCAGCTTGACGCGGGCCTTTTTCGCCTTGCCCCATCAATCTACTCATGCTACCGTTTTTATAGACTATTGGAGAGGCGTCACCATGAGTGAGAATTTGCAGAAGAGTCTTGGTCTGGGAATTTTAGGGGGCTTGGTTGCGCTCACGATGCTGGCGAGCGCGCATTCTCAAGCGGGCCAGACGTTCTTGAACGTCTCCTATGACCCGACGCGTGAACTCTACAAGGCGATCAATCCGGCCTTCGCGGCGGACTGGAAAGCCCGGACCGGCGAAACGATCGAAATTCAGGCGTCGCATGGCGGCTCTGGCGCGCAGGCGCGCGCCGTGATCGAAGGGCTGAACGCCGATGTCGTGACGTTGGCGCTCGCCGCCGACATCGACGCGATCGCCAGCAAGAGCGGCAAGATTCCGGTCGATTGGCAAAAGCGCCGACCGAATAACTCGTCGCCCTATACGTCGACGATCGTGTTTCTCGTCCGCAAGGGCAATCCGAAAGCCGTCAAGGATTGGGACGATCTGGCGAAGCCCGGCGTCGCGGTGATCACGCCCAACCCCAAGACGTCCGGCGGCGCGCGTTGGAATTATCTTGCGGCCTGGGGCTACGGGCAGAAGAAATTCGGCGGCGACGAAGCCAAGACGAAAGATTTTGTGAGGGCGATCTACAAGAACGCCCCGGTCATGGACACAGGCGCCCGAGGCTCGACGATCACCTTCGCCCAGCGCGGCATCGGCGACGTGCTCCTCGCCTGGGAGAACGAAGCCTTCCTCGCGCTGAAGGAATTCGGCGCTGACAGGTTCGAGATTATTACCCCGCCGCAGTCCATTCTGGCTGAGCCGCCGGTCGCCGTCGTCGACGCCAACGCCGACGCCAAAGGCAACAGGCAGCTCGCGGAAGCCTATCTAGACTTCCTCTATTCGCCGCCGGCGCAGGCGATCATCGCGCGCAATTTCTATCGTCCCGTCCATCCCGAATATGCGGCGAAGGACGACGTAAAGAAATTCGCCAAGATCGATTTCATCACCGTCGATAAAACGTTCGGCGGCTGGGCGGCGGCGCAAAAGAAACATTTCGCCGACGGCGGCATTTTCGACGACATCCAAAAACAAGAGCTGACAAGGTGACCTCCCCAGTCCTTGTCGGCAAAAACGCCCGACGCTTCACGGCGCCGGGCGTCATTCCTGGCTTCGGCCTGACCTTCGGCTATACGCTGATCTATCTTGGCGTGATCGTCCTCTTTCCGCTCGCCACGCTCATCTGGCAGTCATCGGGACTGGGACTTTCCGGCCTCTATGCGATCGCCTCGGAGCCGCGCGTCGCCGCGTCGCTGCGCACGACATTCTTCATTTCCTTCGCGGCCGCGGTCGTGGATCTGATCTTTGGCCTCATCGTCGCCTGGGTGCTCACGCGATACGATTTTCCCGGCCGTCGACTGCTCGACGCATTCGTCGATCTGCCCTTCGCGTTGCCGACGGCCGTCGCCGGCATCTCGCTTGCGGCGCTGTATTCGCCGAATGGTTGGTTCGGCGCGCCGCTCGCCGATTACGATATCAAGATCGCCTTCACCCGCTGGGGCATTCTGGTCGCGCTGATCTTTATCGGCTTGCCCTTCGTCGTGCGCACCGTACAGCCGATTATTTCGGAACTCGAAGTGGAGTTGGAAGAGGCATCCGCCACTCTTGGCGCGGGTCGGCTGCAAACCGTCATCCGTGTGATGCTGCCGCCTTTGGCGCCGGCGCTGCTCACCGGCTTCGCGCTCGCCTTCGCCAGAGCAATTGGCGAATATGGGTCGGTGATCTTCATCGCCGGCAATATCGCTTACGTCTCCGAGATCGCGCCGCTGCTCATCGTCGTGAAACTTGAACAATATGATGTCCCCGGCGCGACCGGGATCGCGACCATCATGCTGGCGATTTCCTTCGCCGCGCTGCTTCTCATCAATCTGGTCCAGGCTTGGAGCCGCAGGAGATTCGGCCATGTCTGAGTCCGCGGTCACATCCAGCGGCAGCGGTCGCCGCGTCAATTTCCGGCCGGTCACGCAAGACTCGTCGTTTGCGCGCTACGCGCTTATTGCGACCGCGGTGCTGTTTCTCGCCATCTTCCTTTTGGCGCCGCTTGCCATCGTCTTCGTTGAAGCCTTCAGCAAAGGGATCGGACCCTTTCTTATGGCGTTCGATGATCCAGACGCGCGCGCCGCGATCCGTCTGACGCTTCTTGTCGCGGCGATCGCCGTGCCGGCCAATCTTGTATTCGGACTCGCAGCGTCCTGGTCGATCGCCAAATTTTCCTTTCCCGGCAAGAGCGTTCTCATCACGCTGATTGATCTTCCGTTCTCCGTATCGCCGGTCGTCGCCGGCCTCGTCTATGTGCTGGTGTTCGGCGGCCAGGGCCTCTTCGGCCCATGGCTCGCGGCTCATGGCGTGCAGATCATTTTTGCCGTGCCCGGCATCGTGCTGGCGACGATCTTCGTCACCTTTCCTTTCGTTGCGCGCGAACTCATTCCGTTGATGGAGGAGCAGGGCAAGATTGAGGAGGAGGCGGCGCTTACGCTCGGCGCTTCCGGCTTCAAGACTTTTCTGACCGTGACGCTGCCCAACATTAAATGGGGCCTGCTGTACGGCGTGTTGCTCTGTAACGCCCGAGCCATGGGCGAGTTCGGCGCCGTTTCGGTCGTATCGGGTCACATACGCGGCTTAACCAACACAATTCCGCTTCAGGTGGAGATACTCTACAATGAGTACAATAATGTCGCCGCTTTCGCGCTCGCGGTTCTTCTTGCAGGCTTGGCGCTTGTCACACTCGGGCTCAAGACGTTCCTTGAATGGCGTCACGCCGACGCGCTCTCCGGACGCGCTCGCCGCCACTGAAGCGAGTAAGCGCGGAGCTTCCATTCGCATCGAGGGAGTCGCGCAGGATTTCGGCGCCTTTCCGGCCTTGCGCGACGTCAGCCTTCACATTCAGCCTGGCGAACTTGTCGCTCTGCTCGGCCCTTCGGGCTCGGGCAAGACGACGCTGTTGCGCGTGATCGCCGGCCTCAATTCTCCCGATCGCGGGCGCGTTCTGTTCGACGGCGAGAACGCGACCAATCTGCCCGTGCAGGACCGCCATGTAGGCATGGTTTTTCAGAACTATGCGCTCTTTA
This window of the Methylocystis hirsuta genome carries:
- a CDS encoding nicotinate-nucleotide adenylyltransferase, whose translation is MHIGLFGGSFDPPHEGHALVSRLALTRLKLDRLWWIVSPGNPLKDARELPSIDARIAAAKKILRDPRVAFTGFEAEIGARYTCDTLEFLHAHCPGVRFVWIMGADNLLQFHRWRRWQDIARTTPIAVIDRPGATLKAANAKAAVYFKSARIPESEAGTLAATPPPAIVYLHGPRLERSSTELRAGTRS
- the cysW gene encoding sulfate ABC transporter permease subunit CysW → MSESAVTSSGSGRRVNFRPVTQDSSFARYALIATAVLFLAIFLLAPLAIVFVEAFSKGIGPFLMAFDDPDARAAIRLTLLVAAIAVPANLVFGLAASWSIAKFSFPGKSVLITLIDLPFSVSPVVAGLVYVLVFGGQGLFGPWLAAHGVQIIFAVPGIVLATIFVTFPFVARELIPLMEEQGKIEEEAALTLGASGFKTFLTVTLPNIKWGLLYGVLLCNARAMGEFGAVSVVSGHIRGLTNTIPLQVEILYNEYNNVAAFALAVLLAGLALVTLGLKTFLEWRHADALSGRARRH
- a CDS encoding class I SAM-dependent methyltransferase — encoded protein: MSALQENPFTGPIAAEYDVLRLMCPNAATLAKKIGDRVAEWRSDAGPIDGFEIGCGTGISTLAALSARGDLKLTAIDSAGEMLDQARTNLADYALAGRLKFIEADALTALRALPDAGKDVVISNYAIHNFPDDYRKAVVWEIFRVLKPGGIFVNGDRYAMDDPAAHLADTQAVVRGWFKIFTKMNRLDLLEDWILHLLSDESPQHIMYFEPALEQLRAAGFAPVTVEFRDGVDTLVTAVKPGG
- a CDS encoding DMT family transporter, whose product is MDLALLALLASLVTAICQSVTDLGTKAATRTADDRAILAAQWCAGAVLLSLACLVYYPGLLSAPRETLASLTKPDFWTLLAWSGALNVVAYVLYIRAFRLSDASLVAPLVLLTPVLMLFTSPIMTGEHAPPMGVFGVLFTVLGVGLLDADRANGRRFNFHVFARDKGARMMIGTAVIWSVTANIDKLGVRASTPLVWITAVTIVISLCALLYWVAGRRAAPSLSSLRYAIGAGSAMAFGNTLQMWALTVLFTPYVIAIKRLSALFTVVASGRVLKEESSGRLLGAAVMLIGAVMIALARG
- a CDS encoding sulfate ABC transporter substrate-binding protein, translated to MLASAHSQAGQTFLNVSYDPTRELYKAINPAFAADWKARTGETIEIQASHGGSGAQARAVIEGLNADVVTLALAADIDAIASKSGKIPVDWQKRRPNNSSPYTSTIVFLVRKGNPKAVKDWDDLAKPGVAVITPNPKTSGGARWNYLAAWGYGQKKFGGDEAKTKDFVRAIYKNAPVMDTGARGSTITFAQRGIGDVLLAWENEAFLALKEFGADRFEIITPPQSILAEPPVAVVDANADAKGNRQLAEAYLDFLYSPPAQAIIARNFYRPVHPEYAAKDDVKKFAKIDFITVDKTFGGWAAAQKKHFADGGIFDDIQKQELTR
- a CDS encoding HigA family addiction module antitoxin, which codes for MSRSSTTMTDLLPNPTPGEILAEEFLKPMALSQNALARAIRVPPRRINEIVLGRRAITADTDLRLARYFGISEGFFLGLQADFDLMARRRQIGSELSAIEPRAA
- a CDS encoding glutamate-5-semialdehyde dehydrogenase, which codes for MTQAIRSEPQAGGADATLSDSFVALGRAARAAARAVALASADAKNKALRAAAGEIRRQSNAILAANALDVADAKARGTAASFLDRLTLDPARVEAIARGLEEIADLPDPVGRVLARFERPNGLKIERVSTPLGVIGVIYESRPNVTADAGGLCLKAGNAAILRGGSESLRSSAAIHACLVAGLKAAGLPDAAISLVATADRAAVGAMLAGLDGNIDVIVPRGGKSLVARVQHEARVPVFAHLEGIVHVFVHKDADLEMAKSVLLNAKMRRTGICGAAETLLVDKACVATHLQPLVSMLIDSGCEVRGDSATQAADARVKLAREDDWRAEYLDAIIAARVVDGLEGAIDHIETYGSHHTDCIITRDADTAQRFMNEVDSAIVLHNASTQFADGGEFGFGAEIGIATGRMHARGPVGVEQLTSFKYRVYGDGQVRG
- the rimO gene encoding 30S ribosomal protein S12 methylthiotransferase RimO translates to MQEQQRPLSAAPRVSFVSLGCPKALVDSERIITRLRAEGYELSRSHAGADVVIVNTCGFLDSAKAESLEAIGAALNENGKVIVTGCMGAEPEAITARFPQVLAITGPQQYESVVDAVHRAAAPAHDPFVDLLPEQGVKLTPRHYAYLKISEGCDNSCSFCIIPHLRGPLVSRPAADVLREAEKLARAGVKELLVISQDTSAYGRDIRYAESMFGDRSVHARFLDLARELGDLGLWVRLHYVYPYPHVDEVMPLMAEGKILPYLDIPFQHAAPHVLKAMKRPANDEKTLARIRAWREACPDLALRSTFIVGFPGETDADFDYLLDWLEEAEIDRAGAFKYEPVAGAPAEALGLPAVPDDVKETRWKRFMEKQQAISARLMKRKIGKRLSIIIDEPGGGPSGTRAKGRTKADAPQIDGAAFVASRRPLRAGDIVTAKIERAEAYDVYGAAT
- a CDS encoding type II toxin-antitoxin system RelE/ParE family toxin, with amino-acid sequence MIRSFADSETESIWSGRRSRRLPPDIQAVALRKLRLLNQARILNDLRVPPRNRLEALKGDRFGQHSIRINDQWRICFVWIEGGPSDVTIVDYHD
- the cysT gene encoding sulfate ABC transporter permease subunit CysT, with protein sequence MTSPVLVGKNARRFTAPGVIPGFGLTFGYTLIYLGVIVLFPLATLIWQSSGLGLSGLYAIASEPRVAASLRTTFFISFAAAVVDLIFGLIVAWVLTRYDFPGRRLLDAFVDLPFALPTAVAGISLAALYSPNGWFGAPLADYDIKIAFTRWGILVALIFIGLPFVVRTVQPIISELEVELEEASATLGAGRLQTVIRVMLPPLAPALLTGFALAFARAIGEYGSVIFIAGNIAYVSEIAPLLIVVKLEQYDVPGATGIATIMLAISFAALLLINLVQAWSRRRFGHV
- a CDS encoding beta-ketoacyl-ACP synthase III, encoding MTNSIVLGTGSYAPQRVLSNADLEKIVRTNNEWIVSRTGIRERRVAADHEATSDLAAAAGREALQFAGVKPDDVDMIIVCTVTGDSPTPSCASFVQAQLGAKNAFAFDVGAACAGSLFGLSIADQFIRSGKVKRALVIGAETLSRFVDWTNRETCVLFGDAAGAILLGASEEEGRGLLAASLRTDGSMTGILGIYGGGSRRPPSAEMLEEKAGKIKMRGREVYKVATRLLPEVVGDTLEAAGLTAADVDHVIAHQANKRIIESAMQNLGVPFEKCWINIDRYGNTSSASMPITLDEANRAGKLKKGDVIAMMAIGAGMTWGGAVLRW